GCAGTTGGGCTGTCAAACTCTCAATTGTGGCATCAATTTGTCGCAGCCCTGGTAAACTCAGGGTTCGCCGCAGGTTGGCCAGTGGGCGCTTTGCTCTGGCCTCCAACTTTGCCGGTATTCGCACTTCGGCTGAAGACTGACGAGGGACAAGCGTCCGCAGACTTTTGACATCTGACCAATAAGTGCCGCCACCGGCAACCTGACGGATCGCAGCAATTAACTCAGCAGTGGCTGTACCTTTCGGGCAAAAACCCTTAACACCGGCTCGCCGTGCTGCTGCCAGTGCCGACAGATCAGTAAATGCACTCACCACCAACACCGAAACTTGAGGGTACTGAGTGGTCAGCCGGTCGCACAAAGTCAGTCCTGGCATCCCCGCCGGGGCAGACAAGCCCGACCCTAATTCTAAAATGACTAAATCGACCTGATTTGCTGGTTCCCCCGTCTCCTGTTTGACACGCTTTTCTAGCAGACGTAAAGCCTCTGAACCCTCTGCAGCTTCTGCCACTACTTGCAAGTCAGGAAACTGCTCACACACAGTCCGTAGACCGATGCGAAAGATGGGGTCATCATCAATTAGTAGCAGTTTCAAGGAGCGTTCGCTCATGACACTGGTCAGGGACAAGATAGGACTTAAGCATTTTAAGGGTGGACTGTCGCACATTTATTTGTCATTGCCATTCATCTTCCCGCTATCCCCTATGGATCTAGCGGGAAGATGAAGGGTGACATGAAGCTCAGTTTTCAACAATCAAGAATAAAGCAGCGAAAAACCGATTGCTTTCTCAACTTTCTATCCTCAATTCTGCCACCGGGTAGCTCACCTCACTCAATTCCATCGATAGGCAGGGGTTCAGTCGCTGGGGGTTCTGCCGGCGGCGGCGCGGCGGCTGGGGGTTCTGCCGGCGGCACATAAGGTTCTTCTGGCGGTGGGCTGTAAGACTCTACCGGCGGCACATAAGGTTCTTCTGGCGGCACATAAGCCTCTGCCGGTGGGTTATAAGGTTCTGCCGGGGCTACATAAGCCTCTGCCGGTGGGTTATAAGGTTCTGCCGGCGGTGCGTAATTTTGGGCCGGTGGGTTATAAGGTTCTGCCGGCGGTGCGTAATTTTGGGCCGGTGGGTTATAAGGTTCTGCGGGGGGATAATACTCTTGTGCCGGTGGGCTGTAAGATTCTGCCGGATAAGTTTCCTGAGCCGGTGCAGCCGGTTGCTGAGCTGCGCGAATAGCATCCCGTTCTGCCGCCCAGCGACCGATCCCGTCCTGCGCTTCATAATACAGCGCCCGACCGGAACCGATTTGCGATGCCACTTGAATCGCATCTGTCAGTCGGCCTTGAGCAGCCAGCTTCGTTGCTTCATTCAGCTTAGGCCGGTCTTCCGCAATTTGAATTTGGCCCACCCACTCATCAATAGATGTCCGAGCCTGTTTATATAGCGCCCGCCCTTGGCCAATTTTTTCAGCGATGCGAATCGCGTTGCTCAGATTGCCCTGCTTAGCCACCGTTCGCGCTTGGTCTAAGATTGGTTGGTCTTCCAGCGTTTGAATTTGTTTGTTCCAAGAAGCGATTAGAGTTTGAGCCTCGATGCGTAATGGCCGGCCTAGAGTGACTTCACGCGCCTTGGTGATCGCCGCCTTCAAAGCATCAATCGTTCCCGACTCCGCTAATTGCTGGGCCAGCACGACATAAGGCCGGTCTTGTGACTGTTCTAATTGCTTACGCCACTGGGCGATCAAAGTTTGTGCATAGATGCGTCTGGGGCGTTCCTGCTTCACCATTTGCGCTTGGTCAATGGCCAATTGGAACGTCAATCCCTGGCCCACGCTTGCCAGAGAACTCGCCATCTGAAGTTGAAGCAAATCTTTCAGTTGTGCCTGCCAGTCTGTAATTTTTGCCTGAGCTTGTTTGTATAAGGGGCGATCCGGCCCAATCTGGCGGGCAGCGGCTTGAGCTTCTAGAACCGCCACAATGGTTGCCGCCGGCTGTTGAGGCCCATTTTTTGTATTAGGTACAAGTATTTCTGCGCGGCTCAGCAAAACAAAGTCTTGAGCCTCTGCATACAGTGAAGATTCCTGAGGAACGCGTTTAGCGATAGAAATCGCCCCGTCCAAATCCCGTGCTTGTAGCCGTTTAGCCGCCAAATCGAGCAACTTTCGGCTCCATTTAACAATATCGGCTTTGGCTAACGTATAGGCGTAGCTGTTCGAGCCGATTTTGCGAACCAGCGACAGTGCCTTTTCTAACTCGTCTGGTGTCTCGTAGGTGGCCAATTCCCGCGCTTCTTTCAGCTGACCCCACGCCTGTCTTTCCGCAACGATCTGCTTGAGCAACTCGCCGTAGCGTTGCTGCCCCCAGTAATCATTTCGCAGCCGAACCATTTGTTGGGCATAGGCGGTTGCTTGCTGCCATTGCTGGGTTTTGATCGCCTCTATCGCTTTATTGTATAGAACTTTTCCTTTATCCCAATCCTGCTGCCAAAGGGCTACCAGCGCTTGAGCGTCGGCATAGACTGGGCTGTTTTTCGGCACATTACCGGCAATTGAGATTGCGCCCTTTAAATCGCCGCCATCCATCTTATTTTGGGCAATTTCTAGCAAGGATAGTGACCATTCGTCCCGCATGTGGGTTGCCTGACCATAAAGCGGGTGTTCTGCCGGCCAGTCCTTCACCAAGGCCAACCCTTTTACCAACTGGTCTACCTTGCGGGATGCCGCAGCCTGCTGAGCGCATTGCAGCCGTTCCATATCAGGCGAGAGGGGCGAAATATTCTCGCAGTTGATGGGCGGCGGCATGGTGATTAACCAGAAAAAGGCACCTGCGGCGGTTCCCCCAAATACAAGAAGCACGCTCAGCCAAATGAGCGGCCATCCCCAATCCCGGCGTCTGGGCTGGCTGTGAGGGTTCGGTGTGTCAGTTTGAACGGGAATCATCGTCTCACTACTTGGTTGGGGCATCGCGGCAGTGGGGGGATCGGAGATAGCCGTTGTTGGCCCTACGATCGGTTTGCGCCGACGTCGCATCAGGAATTTGCGGGCTGTAGGTGTTCGGGATTGGTCAAATTGTCTGTTCGCCATCGCTTCAGCTTTCCGGTGCGCTTTGTTCGCTTGTTGCCTCGGAGGTCTAAGTTAAAACGCCATTGACAGTTTGCCTAAAGCAATTTGCTTGGGTTTAACTTCGATCCCCAAACTCGGTTGGGAAACTGGCAGCTTGCCAGCAGAAGGAACGCGCCGCAGCAGGCCAATCTAATTTCACTTCAATACCCACTTAATAAAGTTGGGTATCCGGACAGTTGAGGGTGCCTGCGTTGCTTCCTCTTTTCAGCATGGCTCCATCAGGGCCAAGTCGCTCAATTCCTGCTTGTCAATTGTGAATCGCAAGTCAGTTTGCCGTCATATTATAGGGTTGAGAAGCAACTTGAAAGTGTTTTTAGGCTGAATTGATCGCAATTTGTGTCTGTATTGCCTTAATTTTTTTTCTGACCTTACCGGCCTGAACAATGGCTAGCCAGACAAACTCAGACTTTTTCCCTAAAATGACACATCAGTGCGATCCGAGCGCTCTAGGTGTCTGCTGACGAGCGAGCCGGCGCTGAGCGATATCCGTAAAAGTCTATCCGATACTCAGTTATCCGCACGCCTGTTTGTTTTTCAAGTTGATCAATTAACTCTTCAGGGAGTTCCACGTGTACGTCCATAATCTGATTGGTATCCAAACAGTTGACGTGACTGTGGGAGTCACTGATATTGCCATATAAACGACCGTCAGAGCGCTCTATACACTCGATGATGCCCTGAGTTGATAGCGCCTCTAAATTCTGGTACACCGAGGTATGACCAATGGCTTTGCCTTGGTGATTTAATCGGTCATAAATCTCTCGTGCTGACAGGTGTTCTTGCGCCTGCCACAGGAGTTCCAGAATGAAGCGGCGCTGCCGGCTCAGACGCATTCCTAGCGTCTGACAGCGATTCAGAGCATCTTCTAATGAGCGAATTTGTTTCACAGCTACCGCCTCATTTTTCATGCTTTTTTTATAAAAAGTCAGTCTCAAGAGTCTTTCTAATTATTCTATCCTAGGTTTTTTGGGGCCGGTTGCTATCTCCTGGTGTTGCCCTTGGGCTAGAGATGCCCCTAGCGTGAACTTCAGTTTGCAGCAGATATCTGATCATCATAGCCTCAAGTCTTAGGCCAGCCGGCACGGGCTGCGATCGGCTCTCTGATAAACTACAGGAAAGCGAATAATCTTCGCCTCTTGTTTTTCCCTTTTTTCATTGTTTTCATGGCCATCACCATCCCGCTTAATTTGGAGTGCTTGCAGCAGTTGGATCTGTCGCCGGCTCAAACTGCGATTGACTCATTGCTCCAGTTGCCAGCGCTTTCGGCTGATGGGCAGCTGCGCTTTGAAATTGACTATCCCAGAGAACCGGAAGATCCGCGAGAACTTTCAGAAATCCCTGAATTGCGACTGTGGTTTATTCGCTTAGACGCTCGCTATCCCTGGTTGCCGCTGTTGCTAGATTGGAAAGCCGGTGAGTTAGCCCGTTATGTGGCAATGCTGGTGCCCCACCAGTTCCACCGCACTGAGGGAATTCAGTTTAACCCAGAAGCTTTAGAAATTTTCTTAATGCAGAAAATTTTTGCAAGCGCCGACTGGTTGCACCGGCAGGGTGTCCCCAGCAAATCTAAGTTGATGTCAATGGCTCAGACGCTCGGCTATGATTTGGACGAGTCATTATTTGACTTAATTAGCAATCCAAATTCTTGACTAACTCTTAGATATAAAGAGTTGCCTGCCAAGTTTTCGGAAGCTCCTGCGCTACTAATTTGGCAATTGCCAATTCGTCATGAAGAGTGAATAGAAACCATTCAGTTTTTCACTCTTCACTTCTTCAGCAAAAAATTACGCCGGCGGCAAATAAGCCATCGGGTTCTCCGCTCCACCGCCAGGCTGGTGAATTTCAAAGTGCAAGTGAGGGCCGGTACTGAAGCCGGTGCTACCCATTTCAGAAATTTGCTCACCTTGCTCAACTTGCTGACCTTGGCGGACTAAAATCCGGTCGTTGTGAGCGTAGCGAGTCATACTGCCATCAGGATGTTTAATCTCCACTAAATTGCCGTAGCCACCTTCATCCCAACCGGCATAAGTAACAACCCCAGAAGCCGCCGCCATAATGGGTGTCCCAATCGCACCAGCAATGTCAATGCCGGCGTGCATCCGCCCCCAGCGCCAGCCATAGCCTGAAGTTAAAACTCCCTGAGCCGGCCAGTTATATCCATTAAAATAAGCTGGACTTTTTGGTAAATATGTGTCTGGGGAATTGAGCGGCGGTAACTGTGGCGAATTCATTAAGGGGTTCATTAATGATTCGTACACTTCGGAACCAAGAGATGCTTTTGCAATCTGTTGCGGTTCAATGCTCGATTCAGCGGCTGCTGTTTGCCAACTGCTACTTTGAGTTTTAGATGCAAGTTCCCGCTGTTGTTGCCGCAGCTTTTGAATCTGCGCCTGCGAGGTGTTGGTGTTTGCAGAGAAACGAGAGGCGGCTACCGAGCGATTTCTCTGTACCGGCACTACCATCGGCTGTTCAGCATTCTGCGCTTCTTGTATCGGCAGATGGGTTGGATGTTTATCTTTATGAGTCTGATACTTTTCCCGAAGCCTCATCAGATCCGCTCTTAAATTCTCAACGTATTTCTGATTGGGTTGTTCGCTTTGGGAGGCGAAAGAGTTTGCATACCGGCTGGCAACAGAAGGCGAACTTGCTGCTAAAGTTGTGCCGGCTACAGATTGATTACTACTTTCATCAGAGGCTGTTTCTGAAAAGTCAGAACGAATCGCACTCGTTTGAGGAATGCTGAGAGTTTGATTAATTTCGAGCCGGCTCGGATCGCTTAACTCATTAAACTTGATCAGGTCTGTTAAAGAAACCCCATAGACGCTGGCGATGGACGAGAGTGTTTCTCCGGGCTGTACTTTGTGAAGCACGATATTGCGGGCTACCTCGAGGACGGGTACTGTCATCACTGCTGGTGCTGGTTGAGCAGTGATGGCAGTAGCAGGAATAACTGTAGCTGGAGATTCAGTCTTGCCGGCAACCCTTGGCGTTACAGTTTTTAGAGCCGATCTCTCTGCTAGTTTCCCAGAAGACTGTATCAAATCTTTAAACTTCACCTGAACATCGGCATTGAAAGAGTTCCTGACGGAGACTGTTGGGGTTAACTCTGTGGCTGCCAGTTCCTCTTGAGGTTTACGACTGTCAGAGGCGGGAATAAAGTCGGGTGTGTAAAGTACAACCCGTGTGAGTTCGGGCGCTGCCGGCTCAGTTGCATAAGCAGCATCACCTTGTTGAGGCACGATTAGGCTAGACGCCCCCATTGAAATTGCCAATCCAATTAAAGCCGCTGAAGGACGATCTTTATGACTGGCATCTGAAAAACCTGGCGTAGCGTGTTCCACGATTGCATTCTCCTGTTCTGACTAGCACTTAATTTGACTGGGCAAACCAGTTTAGGCAGATGCACCGAGGAGCTTAGTAAAGTTCAAAATAAACCTAAAACGCTCAATTTAATGAAGTGAGTGTTGATGTGAAGCTATGTTCAGTTTTTTGTGTTTCCCATCTGTTTAGCTTTTTGAGGGCTAACAGTTTTTGATGACCCGATTGATTGCGACTTCGCCTGACTCTTTATTGACACCTGTGTTGCTAATGATTCTGGAAAAAACTCAATTTTTTAGAATTAAGGTGGCATCTTCAGAGTCTTTGCTCTTCCAGGGGCGATACGATTTCTTATCAAGTTTAGTGATTGGCGGATGCCGTCTTTAGGATGAGGCTCTGCTCAATCTAGCTTTGCTGATGTCCCATCAGCGGTTTTAGCGTAGCTATACATCTAGACTCTAGACGGCTCCCGTCTTTATGTAGTTTAAATACTTAAAGAACTATGTTCGGCTTCACTGGGAGCTAAATGTAACATCATTAATAGTGTCTATCCAAATGCACAAATTTTTATCAGTAAATTCCCTGATCTTTTTTTTACTTATTAATAAAATAATTCAAAATCTCTGTAAAAGTAACCTACGGGTTAGCTAAACAGTATGAGTTTTTCTAACTATGAGAAAGTTGCTTGATCGGCTCTCTGGTTCAAAAGTTCGGTAGAACCAAAACAGCGCCTGATACAAGAGACCCAAGCGGGAGCTGACCACTAAGTGCAAATACGATTTAAAATCCATTCAACGGCAATGGGTAAATTTGGGGCGATGTAGTCGGGTTTCGTGTGGTGCTGGTAGTCGCCGGCAAGCACGCGTTCCCCAAAGCCGGTTTGCACCAAAATACCAGTACAGCCGACATTGTGGGCCATATCAACATCAGTCGCCTTGTCGCCCACCATAAAACTCTGACTCAGATCCAAATTATGCTCCCACGCGGCAGCGACAAGCATCCCTGTATTGGGTTTGCGCCAAGTGCTCCACCGGGTAAACTCTGGATGGGTGCCGCCTTCCGGTGCGCTCAAGTAAGGACAGTAATAGAGCGCATCTAGTCGAGCACCAGCTTCAGATTCCAGTAGTTGGCAAAGACGCCGGTGTAAGGCGTCCACATGATCTGCCGGGTAGTAGCCCCGCGCTGGGCCAGATTGATTGGAAACTAAACAGCAAAAGATTTGCCGGTCGTTTAACCGGCGCACCGCCTCAGCAACACCGGCAATTAAATGCAGATCCTCCACCCGGTAGAGATAGCCGGCTTCCACATTCAACACACCATCCCGGTCAAGAAATACCGCTGTCCTTTGTGCTTTGTCCATACTCCAATGGTCGTTAGTAGGTGATTCGTTATTGCTAACCGCTGAGTGCTGACAAAGGATAAATCACCACTCAGCACTAGAAGGCGCAACTAGCTTCCCCAAACTTTATCCAGCACCACTTTCGGGGAAATATCCCCCATTTTGCCGGTCGGAGATTTGATGCCGATAAATTTATCGTTAGCCGGCAGCAATTTCTGCGGATCGGTGGGGCCAAACAGGGCAATCGTATAAGTTTGAACGGCTACAGCCAGGTGCATCGGTGCGCTGTCGGTACACAGCATCAAATTTGCGCCGGCAATCATCGCCGCCAACTTTCCAATATCCGCCGGAACAGTCAGTTTAAGATTCGGATTTGACTGTACCAGCTGGGTAATCAACGCCTCATCCTCAGGCCCTTGAATCACCACCACCGGCAACTGCGGCTGTCGCTGCTGCAAATCCTGAATAATCTGCTGCCAATTTGCGGCGGGATAGATTTTGTCAAGACCTTTCGATAGGGCCATTTGGCTAGAACCGCCGTGAACGATCACATAGCCACTTTCCTGAATTCCCAGCTTTTTCTGTTCCTGTTCCGCCCACTGTATATCCTCCTTGAGCAAAGTTACAGCCAACTCTGGACAAGGAGTGGTAATGCCGAACCCTCGCAGCAGATCGTGATACATCTGGGCTGCATATTGCTCAGTTTTGAGAGAAACAGGATTGGTGAGAAACGGACTGCCGATGCCGGCGTAGCCGATGCGCTGGGGAATTCCCGTCAGCCAAAGCAGTAGCCCCACACTGGGGCGCTGTCCCAAAGACAGCACAGCTTCGTACTCGCGATCACGCATAATGCCCAGCAGGTTTCCCCAATCAGCCAGTCCATTGCGATCTTTAAAGTCGAACGCAGTTAGCTGAAGAGACTTGTCGTGGAAAAACTTGCAAACGCGGTAGGCCCCTTTTGCACGAGGTTCTACAATCACGTCAATTTGAGCGTCGGGGTAAGACCGCTTCAGGTCGTCCAGCGTGGGGAAAAAGAGTATTTGGTCGCCAATTCCACCGGGGACAAGTGCCAGTATTCGCATTGTGGTTGATTGAGCTTGCCAAAGTCTTATTCTATAGGTTGATAGGTAATTTGTACGTTGTCTGTTGCTATCTGCCGGCTCTCAGTTGGGCGAACTCCTCTGCCAATGACCCGCAAGCGATGACTGATAGTGCGTTACCTGTAGCCGTTTTCGAGGAACAAAGCGTGCATTTATTAATTCCAGCGGCGGGAATGGGACGCCGCATGGGGAGCGATCGGAATAAGCTTTTGCTAACTTTACTGGGCAAACCGCTGATTGCCTGGACACTGCAAGCTGCTGAGGCTGCTGACAAAATTAGCTGGATTGGGATTATCGGTCAGCCAGAGGATTGGCCAGATTTTAAGGCGATTCTGGCAACGTTGTCGTTGAAGGTGCCGGTGGAGTTGATTCAGGGAGGTTCGACTCGCCAAGAGTCGGTTTACAACGGGTTGCAAGCGCTGCCGGCATCCGCAGAACGGGTGCTGATTCACGATGGGGCGCGGTGTTTGGCAACTCCTGAGTTATTTGATCGCTGCGCTGACGCCCTCCTCGATT
The Microcoleus sp. FACHB-672 DNA segment above includes these coding regions:
- a CDS encoding Fur family transcriptional regulator; the encoded protein is MKQIRSLEDALNRCQTLGMRLSRQRRFILELLWQAQEHLSAREIYDRLNHQGKAIGHTSVYQNLEALSTQGIIECIERSDGRLYGNISDSHSHVNCLDTNQIMDVHVELPEELIDQLEKQTGVRITEYRIDFYGYRSAPARSSADT
- a CDS encoding peptidoglycan DD-metalloendopeptidase family protein, yielding MEHATPGFSDASHKDRPSAALIGLAISMGASSLIVPQQGDAAYATEPAAPELTRVVLYTPDFIPASDSRKPQEELAATELTPTVSVRNSFNADVQVKFKDLIQSSGKLAERSALKTVTPRVAGKTESPATVIPATAITAQPAPAVMTVPVLEVARNIVLHKVQPGETLSSIASVYGVSLTDLIKFNELSDPSRLEINQTLSIPQTSAIRSDFSETASDESSNQSVAGTTLAASSPSVASRYANSFASQSEQPNQKYVENLRADLMRLREKYQTHKDKHPTHLPIQEAQNAEQPMVVPVQRNRSVAASRFSANTNTSQAQIQKLRQQQRELASKTQSSSWQTAAAESSIEPQQIAKASLGSEVYESLMNPLMNSPQLPPLNSPDTYLPKSPAYFNGYNWPAQGVLTSGYGWRWGRMHAGIDIAGAIGTPIMAAASGVVTYAGWDEGGYGNLVEIKHPDGSMTRYAHNDRILVRQGQQVEQGEQISEMGSTGFSTGPHLHFEIHQPGGGAENPMAYLPPA
- a CDS encoding glycosyltransferase family 9 protein, which translates into the protein MRILALVPGGIGDQILFFPTLDDLKRSYPDAQIDVIVEPRAKGAYRVCKFFHDKSLQLTAFDFKDRNGLADWGNLLGIMRDREYEAVLSLGQRPSVGLLLWLTGIPQRIGYAGIGSPFLTNPVSLKTEQYAAQMYHDLLRGFGITTPCPELAVTLLKEDIQWAEQEQKKLGIQESGYVIVHGGSSQMALSKGLDKIYPAANWQQIIQDLQQRQPQLPVVVIQGPEDEALITQLVQSNPNLKLTVPADIGKLAAMIAGANLMLCTDSAPMHLAVAVQTYTIALFGPTDPQKLLPANDKFIGIKSPTGKMGDISPKVVLDKVWGS
- a CDS encoding D-glycero-alpha-D-manno-heptose-1,7-bisphosphate 7-phosphatase, giving the protein MDKAQRTAVFLDRDGVLNVEAGYLYRVEDLHLIAGVAEAVRRLNDRQIFCCLVSNQSGPARGYYPADHVDALHRRLCQLLESEAGARLDALYYCPYLSAPEGGTHPEFTRWSTWRKPNTGMLVAAAWEHNLDLSQSFMVGDKATDVDMAHNVGCTGILVQTGFGERVLAGDYQHHTKPDYIAPNLPIAVEWILNRICT
- a CDS encoding CRR6 family NdhI maturation factor, yielding MAITIPLNLECLQQLDLSPAQTAIDSLLQLPALSADGQLRFEIDYPREPEDPRELSEIPELRLWFIRLDARYPWLPLLLDWKAGELARYVAMLVPHQFHRTEGIQFNPEALEIFLMQKIFASADWLHRQGVPSKSKLMSMAQTLGYDLDESLFDLISNPNS
- the ispD gene encoding 2-C-methyl-D-erythritol 4-phosphate cytidylyltransferase; translation: MHLLIPAAGMGRRMGSDRNKLLLTLLGKPLIAWTLQAAEAADKISWIGIIGQPEDWPDFKAILATLSLKVPVELIQGGSTRQESVYNGLQALPASAERVLIHDGARCLATPELFDRCADALLDCTGLIAAVPVKDTIKIVEPATQVIQHTPDRRNLWAAQTPQGFDVKLLKQCHDRGQREGWEVTDDAALFEMCGLPVRIVEGEETNLKVTTPVDLAIAEFILRQRLLKPE